The Nitriliruptor alkaliphilus DSM 45188 genome includes a region encoding these proteins:
- a CDS encoding zinc-dependent metalloprotease, producing MDERTAAPLIDERVAITAARLVVLGRRDDPAAAARLRADVADDLPAIDAAARAWTGLGQDLPPTTARVVGRLGWVRANLAGLRGAFEPLRERLGPRRVVTSRVLGAQLGALFGLLSTRVLGQFVLPLGSRVPGGASGELLVVGPNVLALAEDRGDLAVDVRRTVLLHEVTHRLQFDGAPWLGPHLQGLLDRYLSNARISGAAITEVAADLPGAVAKVIETGSPQPLIEVVLTPEQLEVMAEAQGLMSLLEGHGNAAMYGATSGLVVDPEGVREHLASRRGDVTAKVLNAIGGMELKRRQYAEGEGFVDEVLARAGIAGLNRAFERPEHLPRGEEIADPDGWLSRVAVSDT from the coding sequence GTGGACGAGCGGACCGCAGCACCACTGATCGATGAGCGCGTCGCCATCACGGCGGCGCGCCTCGTCGTCCTCGGACGACGCGACGACCCTGCTGCGGCGGCCCGACTGCGCGCGGACGTCGCCGACGACCTGCCGGCCATCGACGCGGCTGCCCGTGCCTGGACCGGCCTCGGCCAGGACCTGCCGCCGACGACCGCCCGCGTGGTCGGCCGCCTCGGGTGGGTCCGTGCGAACCTGGCTGGCCTCAGGGGTGCGTTCGAGCCGTTGCGCGAGCGTCTCGGACCTCGCCGCGTGGTGACCTCGCGGGTGCTCGGCGCGCAGCTCGGGGCGCTGTTCGGTCTGCTGTCGACCCGGGTGCTCGGCCAGTTCGTCCTCCCGCTCGGCTCGCGGGTGCCGGGTGGTGCCAGCGGTGAGCTGCTCGTGGTCGGCCCGAACGTCCTGGCGCTGGCCGAGGATCGTGGCGACCTGGCCGTCGACGTCCGCCGCACCGTGCTGCTGCACGAGGTGACCCACCGGCTCCAGTTCGACGGTGCTCCCTGGCTGGGGCCCCACCTGCAGGGCTTGCTCGATCGCTACCTGTCCAACGCCCGGATCTCCGGCGCCGCCATCACCGAGGTCGCCGCCGACCTGCCGGGCGCGGTCGCGAAGGTGATCGAGACCGGCTCGCCGCAGCCACTGATCGAGGTGGTGCTCACCCCTGAACAGCTCGAGGTGATGGCCGAGGCCCAGGGTCTGATGAGCCTCTTGGAGGGCCACGGCAACGCCGCCATGTACGGCGCGACCTCCGGGCTGGTCGTCGATCCCGAAGGGGTCCGCGAGCACCTCGCCAGCCGCCGCGGCGACGTCACCGCCAAGGTGCTCAACGCCATCGGCGGCATGGAGCTCAAGCGCCGGCAGTACGCCGAGGGGGAGGGCTTCGTCGACGAGGTCCTGGCGCGCGCCGGGATCGCCGGCCTCAACCGCGCCTTCGAGCGGCCCGAGCACCTGCCGCGTGGCGAGGAGATCGCCGACCCGGACGGGTGGCTCTCGCGCGTGGCCGTGTCGGACACGTGA
- the hpt gene encoding hypoxanthine phosphoribosyltransferase, whose protein sequence is MSELDSIPTIHRGDIESVLIPADDIDAKVAELAARVSADYAGREVLLVGVLKGALLVMADLMRHLEIPVSIDFMAVSSYGAATSSSGVVRILKDLDADIEGQDVIIVEDIVDSGLTLDYLVKNLRSRKPASLEVLTLLTKPSRREVDLPVRYVGFEVPDVFVVGYGLDYAERYRNLPCVATLSPEVYSGS, encoded by the coding sequence ATGTCCGAGCTCGACTCGATCCCGACCATCCACCGCGGCGACATCGAGTCCGTCCTGATCCCGGCCGACGACATCGACGCCAAGGTCGCCGAGCTCGCAGCGCGCGTCTCGGCTGACTACGCCGGCCGCGAGGTGCTCCTCGTCGGGGTGCTCAAGGGGGCACTGCTGGTCATGGCCGACCTCATGCGTCACCTGGAGATCCCGGTCTCCATCGATTTCATGGCGGTCTCGTCCTACGGGGCCGCGACCTCCTCCTCGGGCGTGGTGCGCATCCTCAAGGACCTCGACGCGGACATCGAGGGCCAGGACGTGATCATCGTCGAGGACATCGTCGACTCCGGCCTGACCCTGGACTACCTGGTCAAGAACCTGCGCTCCCGCAAGCCCGCCTCGCTCGAGGTCCTGACGCTCCTGACCAAGCCGTCGCGCCGAGAGGTGGACCTGCCGGTGCGCTACGTCGGGTTCGAGGTGCCCGACGTGTTCGTGGTCGGCTACGGCCTCGACTACGCCGAGCGGTACCGCAACCTGCCGTGCGTCGCGACGCTCTCGCCCGAGGTCTACAGCGGCTCCTGA
- a CDS encoding glyoxalase, giving the protein MRGPTLTGLAIGDDPAAWRALGLPVTGDRLTVGGVTIRLAGSHGRRGVLGWQLDPPAPDDVDGLGPADAGGPPPTSAAEVTTGYSVVAVDHLVVATPNLRRTTAALGTIGLTPRRTVDAVRGDGGVRYRFFLLGTCVLELIGPTEPAGDAPAIFGGLALTAPDLDVFTEVMAPPRAAVQPGRRIVTLRTEDHDVSVPIAVLSPRPSTD; this is encoded by the coding sequence GTGCGTGGACCGACGTTGACGGGGCTCGCGATCGGCGACGACCCCGCGGCGTGGCGCGCCCTCGGCCTGCCGGTCACCGGCGACCGCTTGACCGTCGGCGGGGTGACCATCCGGCTCGCCGGTAGCCACGGTCGACGCGGGGTCCTTGGCTGGCAGCTCGACCCGCCCGCCCCCGACGACGTGGACGGCCTCGGGCCCGCGGATGCCGGCGGCCCGCCGCCGACGTCGGCGGCGGAGGTCACGACCGGCTACTCGGTGGTCGCGGTCGACCACCTCGTGGTGGCCACCCCCAACCTGCGGCGGACCACCGCTGCGCTCGGGACGATCGGCCTGACGCCGCGGCGAACGGTGGACGCCGTGCGCGGCGACGGCGGCGTGCGGTACCGGTTCTTCCTGCTCGGCACGTGCGTGCTGGAGCTGATCGGTCCGACCGAACCGGCCGGGGATGCGCCGGCCATCTTCGGCGGCCTGGCCCTGACCGCACCCGACCTCGACGTGTTCACGGAGGTCATGGCACCGCCCCGCGCGGCGGTCCAGCCGGGGCGACGGATCGTGACCCTCCGCACCGAGGACCACGACGTGAGCGTGCCCATCGCCGTCCTCAGCCCGCGCCCCAGCACGGACTGA
- a CDS encoding HAD family hydrolase, with product MSTATATLLDLDGTLVDSVYHHVVAWQDALREAGYNVAAARIHAGIGMGSDRLLPWLLGRHVDDADELSAAHEERFLARGEDLRPTRGARELLADLRAREVPFVIATSAGEAEREILLGVLGEDGDLPLAGAGEGIDSKPAPDILLAACAELAITPEQAMLVGDAPWDAVAAERAGIRAIGVRCGGFGDAILREAGCRRIVDDPAELIGQL from the coding sequence ATGTCCACAGCAACCGCCACCCTCCTGGACCTCGACGGCACCCTCGTCGACTCGGTCTACCACCACGTCGTCGCCTGGCAGGACGCACTGCGCGAGGCCGGCTACAACGTCGCCGCGGCACGCATCCACGCCGGGATCGGCATGGGCAGCGACCGGCTGCTGCCCTGGCTCCTCGGTCGTCACGTCGACGACGCCGACGAACTGTCCGCCGCGCACGAAGAGCGCTTCCTCGCCCGCGGTGAGGACCTCCGACCGACGCGCGGCGCCCGCGAACTGCTCGCGGACCTGCGCGCCCGTGAGGTCCCCTTCGTGATCGCCACCTCCGCCGGCGAAGCCGAGCGCGAGATCCTGCTCGGTGTCCTCGGCGAGGACGGGGACCTCCCGCTCGCCGGCGCCGGCGAGGGCATCGACAGCAAGCCCGCCCCCGACATCCTGCTCGCCGCCTGCGCCGAGCTGGCGATCACCCCCGAGCAGGCCATGCTCGTCGGCGACGCACCGTGGGACGCGGTGGCCGCCGAGCGCGCCGGCATCCGGGCCATCGGCGTGCGCTGCGGCGGCTTCGGGGACGCCATCCTGCGCGAGGCCGGCTGCCGCCGCATCGTCGACGACCCCGCCGAGCTGATCGGTCAGCTGTGA
- a CDS encoding crotonase/enoyl-CoA hydratase family protein, with protein sequence MEPLETMTYAVADRVARITLDRPERGNALTPRLIAELAACVERADLDPQVHVILLSGNGKGFCGGYDLIDSAEGFGGAGSPSSAPGAPAGSPLDPAVMAANHDPDGIWDPMVDHAMMSRNVRAFMSLFHASTPVVCKVHGFCVAGGTDLALCSDLLVIAEDAKIGYPPSRVWGSPTTSMWAYRLGPQRAKRLLFTGDSLSGREALEWGLAIEAPPADQLDERAEILVQRIARMPWNQLAMMKLLVNQSMANQGLATTQLVGTIFDGITRHTAEGYAFQQRAAEAGFRQAVRERDEPLGDAGSSTFKG encoded by the coding sequence GTGGAACCGCTCGAGACGATGACCTACGCCGTGGCCGACCGGGTGGCCCGCATCACCCTCGACCGGCCGGAGCGGGGCAACGCGCTCACCCCTCGGCTCATCGCGGAGCTCGCCGCCTGCGTCGAGCGCGCCGACCTCGACCCGCAGGTCCACGTCATCCTGCTCAGCGGCAACGGCAAGGGTTTCTGCGGCGGCTACGACCTGATCGACAGCGCCGAGGGCTTCGGCGGTGCAGGGTCGCCCTCCTCGGCTCCGGGAGCGCCGGCCGGGTCACCGCTCGACCCGGCGGTGATGGCGGCCAACCACGACCCGGACGGGATCTGGGACCCGATGGTCGATCACGCCATGATGAGCCGGAACGTCCGTGCGTTCATGTCGCTGTTCCACGCCTCGACACCGGTGGTCTGCAAGGTGCACGGGTTCTGCGTGGCCGGTGGGACCGACCTGGCGTTGTGCAGCGACCTGCTGGTGATCGCCGAGGACGCCAAGATCGGCTACCCGCCGTCGCGGGTGTGGGGATCGCCGACGACCTCGATGTGGGCCTACCGGCTCGGCCCCCAGCGCGCGAAGCGGTTGCTGTTCACCGGCGACAGTCTCTCGGGGCGTGAGGCCCTGGAGTGGGGCCTCGCGATCGAGGCGCCCCCGGCCGACCAGCTCGACGAGCGTGCCGAGATCCTCGTGCAGCGCATCGCCCGGATGCCCTGGAACCAGCTCGCGATGATGAAGCTGTTGGTGAACCAGTCGATGGCCAACCAGGGTCTGGCGACCACCCAGCTCGTCGGGACCATCTTCGACGGGATCACCCGCCACACCGCCGAGGGGTACGCCTTCCAGCAGCGGGCGGCCGAAGCCGGTTTCCGCCAGGCGGTGCGTGAGCGCGACGAGCCGCTCGGGGACGCCGGCTCCTCGACGTTCAAGGGGTGA
- the tilS gene encoding tRNA lysidine(34) synthetase TilS, with product MTARPGPLPAGLGRAALVAAVREGLAGVADGASAIVALSGGPDSTALAYLATEARPDLDVTLVHVRHGLRDDREDLAVVERHADFLGLPLEVVEVAVRRRGHGIEAAAREARYGALREIAAAAGATAVLVGHSAEDQAETVLLRAARGTGVTGLAAMSPDAGGVVRPLLRVRRGDLRRFVALEGLPVAADPSNTDPAVRRVAVRDQVLPALDLVAPDPVGALGRLAALAADDEEALASLAADALTGAAVRIGDVVAVPDAAVAQLPVAVRRRVWRQLLTPASGHPPSSAILAELEALAPGRRLLVGQIEVSAGGGWLAFGPPRVDDVPPVRLTVPGVSAWPLAAVEVRACTAAGSGHPGAPPGQIAFELSGAWTPPVPARADLAVPPGGRPERCHLTLAAGTGPLTIRRRRPGDRCRTAAGTRRVAELLVDAKVPRPVRDRWPLLVADGRVLWVPGVAADADALAAGRAAPAVQLVLAPAQPR from the coding sequence GTGACCGCACGCCCGGGCCCGCTCCCCGCAGGCCTCGGCCGGGCGGCGCTCGTCGCGGCGGTGCGGGAGGGGCTGGCCGGTGTGGCCGACGGCGCCTCAGCCATCGTGGCGCTCTCGGGAGGGCCCGACTCGACGGCGCTCGCCTACCTCGCCACCGAGGCGCGGCCGGACCTGGACGTGACGCTGGTCCACGTCCGTCACGGCCTGCGCGACGACCGTGAGGACCTCGCGGTCGTGGAACGGCACGCCGACTTCCTCGGCCTCCCGCTCGAGGTCGTGGAGGTGGCGGTCCGGCGACGTGGGCACGGGATCGAGGCCGCGGCCCGTGAGGCGAGGTACGGCGCCCTGCGGGAGATCGCCGCCGCAGCGGGCGCCACCGCTGTCCTGGTCGGCCACAGCGCCGAGGATCAGGCCGAGACGGTCCTGCTCCGCGCTGCGCGTGGGACGGGCGTGACGGGACTGGCGGCGATGTCGCCGGACGCGGGGGGTGTGGTGCGACCGCTGCTGCGGGTGCGGCGCGGTGATCTGCGGCGGTTCGTCGCGCTCGAGGGCCTGCCGGTGGCCGCCGACCCGAGCAACACCGACCCGGCCGTGCGGCGGGTGGCGGTCCGCGACCAGGTCCTCCCCGCGCTCGACCTGGTCGCGCCCGACCCCGTCGGTGCGCTCGGCCGGCTCGCCGCGCTGGCCGCAGACGACGAGGAGGCGCTCGCGTCGCTCGCGGCCGACGCGCTCACGGGGGCCGCCGTGCGGATCGGCGACGTCGTCGCGGTGCCGGACGCCGCCGTCGCCCAGCTGCCCGTCGCGGTCCGTCGGCGCGTGTGGCGCCAGCTGCTGACCCCTGCCAGCGGCCACCCACCGTCGTCGGCCATCCTCGCCGAGCTCGAGGCGCTCGCCCCCGGCCGGCGTCTGCTGGTCGGCCAGATCGAGGTCTCGGCCGGCGGCGGCTGGCTCGCCTTCGGCCCCCCTCGGGTCGACGACGTGCCGCCGGTGCGCCTCACGGTCCCCGGGGTGAGCGCGTGGCCGCTCGCCGCCGTCGAGGTGCGCGCCTGCACCGCGGCGGGCAGCGGCCACCCCGGTGCGCCGCCCGGGCAGATCGCCTTCGAGCTGTCGGGTGCCTGGACGCCACCGGTGCCCGCCCGGGCCGACCTGGCCGTCCCACCCGGGGGGCGCCCCGAGCGCTGCCACCTGACCCTGGCAGCCGGCACCGGACCGCTGACGATCCGGCGACGGCGACCCGGGGACCGCTGCCGCACCGCGGCCGGCACCCGCCGCGTCGCCGAGCTGCTCGTCGACGCCAAGGTCCCGCGACCCGTCCGGGACCGCTGGCCGCTGCTGGTGGCCGACGGCCGCGTCCTGTGGGTGCCCGGGGTCGCCGCCGACGCCGACGCACTGGCTGCCGGCCGCGCGGCACCGGCCGTCCAGCTGGTGCTGGCCCCCGCCCAGCCCCGTTAG
- a CDS encoding PucR family transcriptional regulator, which produces MTAPGPGPGAGARLPVDRSLPLTSLPAAVAARDGDATVAVLDDLPWPRFDAALVDAVIRPAIGEIVDRVVAELEARGEDTGLDGPIERGVRTATERALRQFSAAVETGTVEVDVRFYRGLGARHARAGLPLAQLLGLFGSGGLACWRAIAELHGSGRLPDDLVPPAGEFVMAFVQELSSAAAVGYATEMGGGAARSRTRRTELVRAIIEGDEAQASDLATRGHEVGWPVPRTLSVGVVVASGGVASEHGWPPQVIAAPVRGRWSVLVPGGLDLGDLDLGEVTLAVGPRVPLDRAPESAAVADDLARLLASQLRDRVAIAPGAHRAVDHAVDLALLRSPALADELVTEWLAPLLALPARRAEPLLETLEAWLASPGHLTAIGRQLHVHVRTVRYRLDAVRELLGAVVDEPSARTDLALAVRAVRHTANAAVQPTAAADD; this is translated from the coding sequence ATGACCGCGCCTGGCCCCGGTCCCGGTGCTGGGGCGCGGCTGCCGGTCGACCGCTCGTTGCCGCTGACCTCCCTTCCCGCGGCCGTGGCAGCGCGTGACGGTGACGCGACCGTGGCGGTGCTCGACGACCTCCCGTGGCCGCGGTTCGATGCGGCGCTCGTCGACGCCGTGATCCGTCCCGCCATCGGCGAGATCGTGGACCGGGTGGTCGCCGAGCTGGAAGCCCGGGGTGAGGACACGGGCCTCGACGGTCCGATCGAACGGGGCGTGCGGACAGCGACGGAGCGGGCGCTGCGTCAGTTCTCCGCCGCCGTCGAGACGGGGACCGTCGAGGTCGACGTGCGGTTCTACCGCGGGCTCGGGGCTCGACACGCTCGCGCCGGGTTGCCGCTCGCGCAGCTGCTGGGCCTGTTCGGGTCGGGCGGGTTGGCGTGCTGGCGGGCGATCGCCGAGCTGCACGGGTCCGGTCGGCTCCCCGACGACCTGGTGCCCCCGGCCGGCGAGTTCGTGATGGCGTTCGTGCAGGAGCTGTCGTCCGCGGCTGCGGTGGGGTACGCCACCGAGATGGGGGGCGGCGCCGCCCGCTCGCGGACCCGTCGGACCGAGCTGGTCCGCGCCATCATCGAGGGCGACGAGGCCCAGGCGTCCGACCTCGCGACCCGGGGGCACGAGGTCGGGTGGCCCGTGCCGAGGACCCTGTCGGTCGGGGTCGTCGTCGCGTCCGGCGGCGTCGCTTCGGAGCACGGCTGGCCGCCACAGGTGATCGCGGCACCGGTGAGGGGACGCTGGTCGGTGCTGGTACCGGGCGGTCTCGACCTCGGCGACCTCGACCTCGGCGAGGTGACCCTCGCCGTCGGCCCGCGGGTCCCGCTCGACCGGGCGCCGGAGAGCGCGGCGGTCGCCGATGACCTCGCCCGCCTCCTCGCCTCGCAGCTGCGTGACCGCGTGGCCATCGCTCCCGGGGCGCACCGCGCCGTCGACCACGCCGTCGATCTGGCACTGCTGCGGTCCCCGGCGCTGGCGGACGAACTCGTGACCGAGTGGCTCGCGCCGTTGCTGGCCCTCCCGGCGCGCCGGGCCGAGCCGCTCCTCGAGACGCTGGAGGCGTGGCTGGCGTCGCCGGGGCACCTGACCGCCATCGGACGGCAGCTCCACGTCCACGTCCGTACCGTCCGCTACCGGCTCGACGCGGTGCGCGAACTGCTCGGGGCGGTGGTCGACGAACCGTCCGCCCGGACCGACCTGGCGTTGGCGGTCCGGGCCGTCCGCCACACGGCGAACGCGGCCGTTCAGCCGACAGCCGCCGCGGATGACTAG